The Sinorhizobium fredii genome contains the following window.
GGCGGCAACTTTTTTGAGGTCGCGGAGCAGCAGACGGTGGCAATGCTCGGGGTGTTGGCCTCGGTCTTGCGGTCGCCACCACGATGGGCTACTCCGGCATGCCTCGTTGCGCCGGCGCTGATCGGCTTTATTGCCGAGCACATTAGCTTTGCTGTCGATTTCACCTGTTTGCCGCTGCTGTTCATCGTCGTCTTGGCTCTGTCGCACCACGCCTTTATGCCCGGGTTGCAACCCCGGCTGCGGGATGTGGGCATCGGCGAAGAGCACCTGGCCGGAATGGCCCGCCATGCGATGAAGCAGACACAGTTGCTCTTGAACAATCCCCGGGAGGTGACCGAGGCGGACGCCCTCTCTATCTACAAGGCGGCCTGGTGATGATGGAACGCAGGGACCTGGCGAGTGATCCGACTACAAGGTATTTCGGAATATTGGGCTGGATCCTCTTGTCACAATGTGAGGCTGAGCATGTCACATTCGCGCCTTGATGCCCTCGCTTTGGAAGCACCTCCGTCACTCGGAGGAATGGAAGAGAAAATACTATACGGGGAACAGATCCGGATTATCTTTCCTCATTTATTTCGACGCCGCAAAGTTTATGTCAAGGGTCGTGTGCAGTAATTGTGGAGGAGCGAAGCCCGCTGGCGTTTGATTGCAGCTTTATATCGACAGATAAATTCGCGGTGGCTATCTCAAAATACGATGGAAAATTGTCAATCTCGAGGGATGGAACAAGCGACAAAGTACACCTTTTTTTGCCCATTAGTGGGAGTGCACGGTTTAGCTGCTTTCGCGAGAGCATTGTATCAGTTCCTGGTCACGGCACCTTGTTGGAAGGGGAACGTACCTCCAGCAGTATGCAATTCAATGGCTCTCGTCATCACTTGGCGCTTATCGTAGATCGCCAATTCATTCGGAAGCAATTGGCCTTTCTGCTTGACAGAACAATAAGCGGCGACATGCACTTTCAACCTTACGTCAATCTGACGGAGGGAGCCGGCAGTGGATTCATGAACATTGCCATGGAAGTGTACCGCGGTCTGTCAAACGATTGCTGGCTGCAGAAATCGCCGATAAGTCTCAATTCCCTGTGTGAGACACTAGGGTATCTCCTTATCGAAAACTGTTCGCATCAATATAGTGACGAGCTTTCGAGACCAGGTCCAGCACCCACACCTAAGCATGTCAAATGGGCGATCGAGTTCATGGAAGAGCACATGTCCGCCCCAATTTCGTTAAACGATATTGCCTCCGCATCGAAGGTGAGTGCACGAGCGCTGCAACAAGGCTTTAAGCAATTCCGCAACACCACGCCCATGTTATATTTGCGCGATCTCCGGATGTCGGCCGTTCATGAGGATCTGCTCCAGACAGGTGAACAGTCCAGTGTTACCGAGATAGCCAGAAAGTGGGGTTTTGCTCACCTTGGGCGTTTTGCTTCTGACTACAAGAGGCGTTTTGGACAGCTACCATCCGAGACGGCCAATGAACGGCGCGGGGTTTGCCGGAGACCCAACTCGTCACAAGACGACGAATAAATCCTCCCAAAGTCTGCGCCCGTGCCGTGCGAATGGTGACGGAGGATCAAGCGAGCATACCTCTCGCTGGGTAGCGATGTGTGCGGGAATTGGCGGAGCGGTCCGCCAGTGCCGCTAAGGACATCAAAGGAATATTGAAACCTCCGAACAGCAGGTAGGCAAAAGGCGTTACTCTGGTTGCCGATACAGGCAAGGCTCAGGCTCGCATCGTGGCCAGAGTGCTGAAATAAATGCGATTGTGTCCGAAATTGCAGCTTCTCCACAGGAATAATCGGTGAGCATTAACGAGGTAATCGCCGCCATTACCAAATTGATCAGTTTACCTAGCAAAATGCCGCAATGGTAGAAGAGTTCACGGCCACAAGTCATACCCTTCCAAGTGCTCCACCTCATAGGCAGGTTCCGGATTGGTGGCGAATTCAATACTCAGCAATTCCATAGCTTACTTTTTAAGTAGGCGGCTTAAGAACTCAGGACCTAGCACTACTTTGGGAGGTGAACGCATTGTTTTCCAAGATGGATTGATGCTGCGCGCTCCGATGAAGGGGGCGCGTCACGGTGGGGTGGCATGAGGTGTTCATGGACTGGCTTCAGCCGCTTCTGGCGCCGCTGGCACAAGCGGCGGCGCGCCGGATGGGGTGCCGTGTTGGGCTGTCGGTCATGGCGAGCTTTGACGTGGGACCCGGGAGTCAGGAAATCAGTTTCGATAAATCCGGACCCTACAGGCGTGCGCCCCCTTCCCAAAATGAAAATGTCCTCAAACACCGATGAGGCGCCCTCAACGCCCAAGTGTCTAAATGGACTTGGCGAGTTCTTCGCGCTGAGCCGGAGTCAATGGTCTCAGTTCCCGGCCTTGAAGCGTCAGGAACAGTTTCGCGGTTTCCTCCAGCTCCTCAGTCGCGTACTGCGCCTCCTCAAGCGACCTCCCAGCCACGACAGGTCCGTGATTCGCCATGAGGACGGCGTTGCTTGTCGCGGCGGCCTCCTGTACCGCCGCGGCCAGCTTCTCGTCTCCGGGACGGAAGTAGGGCACCAATGGCAGGGTGCCGACCCGCATCACGTAGTAGGCGGTCAGGGGAGGCAGCGCATCCTTTTCATCGATGTCTTTCAGGATGCTGACCGCCACCGAGTATGTTGAGTGGAGGTGGACAACGGCCTTGCCGTGCGGCCGTGCGCAATACATGCAGCGGTGAAGGAAGGCCTCCTTGGTGGGCTTGTCCCCGCCGAGGTGAACGCCCTCCGCGGAGAAGAGCGAAAGTCGCTCAGGCACGAGGCTTCCGAGCGAAGCATTCGTGGGCGTCATCAACATCCGTCCATCCGACATCTTCACGCTTATGTTGCCGGTCGAACCGGATGTCAGGCCGCGGTCGAAAATGGATTGTCCGGCCCGCACGATGTCGTCGCGGGTCCTGGTTTCCTCGGACAGTGTAGCCATCAGAGTTTGTCCCAGGCGTGGACGAAGAAGTCGGGCGCGCCGAAGTTCCCTGACTTCAGCGCAAGCGAAATCCGGCCGGGCGCCGTCGGTGAGCTGACCCAGGGGACTCCGGGTGCGATCTCGTTTCCAATGTCCAGTTGGTTGATCCCAAGGGATTTCACGACGGCACCCGACGTTTCGCCACCCGCGACGATCAGCTCGGAGACCCCCCTGTCGACGAGTTCCTTGGCGATGTTGGACAGTGCACCTTCGACCATGGTCCCTGTCTCAGCCACCCCGAATTTCGCCTGGTTCGCCTTCACCTGGTCGGGCGCTGCGGTGGCGTAGAATAGGACGGGCTTTTGGCCAAGTCGGTCCTTGGCCCAATCGAGCGCTTCCTTGACGACGTCTTGGCCCCTGGCGAGTTGCTCGACGTCGATGCGAAAGCCCTCATGGTCCTGCAGCATCTTCTCCACCTGGCCGTTGGTCGCGGCAGAGCAACTTCCGGAGATCACGGCGCGGGAGCCTCCCTGCAGGGCTGAGGGTGCCAGCTCCCGCGCCGTCGCCGCACCACCTCCGACCATCGTCCTCGCAAGTCCATATGCGAGACCGGAAGCGCCTGTGAGGAGGGGCGCGTCGTCGAACGCGGCGGCGATGACCTCAAGGTCGGCGTCGTCCATGGCGTCGAGAACCGCGACCCCGTACCCGTCCGCGCGCGCCTTCGACACCCAGGCACGCACCGCGTCGACGCCTTGCTTGACGGTCTCGTGATAACACCCAGCGACTTTGTGCGACGTCTGCGGCGCGAGAACCCGCACCAGATTCGAATCCGTCATCGGAGTGAGCGGATGGTTCTTCATGCCGGATTCGCTGAGCGGGATGTCGCCGACGAAGAGGTTGCTCTTGTAAATGGTGCGGGCGTTCGCCGGGAACGCAGGGCACGCGGTTGTCAAGTCGCCCCCCAGCTCGGCGAGCATCGCGTCCAGTACCGGACCGATGTTGCCCCGTTCGGTGGAGTCGAATGTGGAGCAGTATTTGAAGTAGAACTTCGCCGCTCCCCGATGTTGAAGCCAGCGCAAGGCCGCGATGGATTGCGCGACGGCGTCGGATGGATCGATGGTCCTCGTCTTGAGAGCCACCACGATCGCGTCGGCATCGACTTCAAGTTCTTCATTGGGAACGTCGATGAGCACCGTGGTCTTCATTCCGCTCTTGGCGAAAATGCCCGCGACGTCGGTCGCTCCGGTAAAGTCGTCTGCCACGCAGCCGATCAGCAGCTTACGATCCTTCTTCATCCCATCACCTCATGATGAACGGGTTGGCGACACTCTCGGCTGTGGAGATCATGACGCTCTTGGTCTGCAGGTAGTTCTGAATGGACGCCATGCCGTTCTCCCGGCCGATGCCCGAGTGTTTGTAGCCACCGAGCGGTGACATGTAGCTGATGGTCCGGTAGGTGTTGACCCAAACCGTGCCCGCCTGGATGGCAGCCGAGACCCGCAGCATGCGGCGCATGTCCTGAGTCCAAAAGCCGGCGGCCAAACCGTAATTCGTGTCGTTCGCGATTTGGATCGCCTCTTCTTCGGTGTCGAACGGAATAACGGCGAGGACCGGACCGAAGACTTCCTCCTGCGCGATACGCATGGAATTCCGGACGCCGGCGAAAATAGTGGGCTCCACGAACCAGCCATTGCCGAGCTCGGGATTGGACGGGCGTCCGCCGCCCAGGAGGCACTCCGCGCCTTCGCCCTTGGCGATGTCGATGTAGCCCAGGATTTTCTCGAGTTGGGGGGGCGTCGTAACCGGACCGACCTGCGTCGAGGTCGAGAGCGGATCGCCCATCCGGGCCGTTTTGGCGAGCGCTATGACCCTCTCGAGAAACTGATCATGGATTTTGCGTTCGACAAGGAGGCGCGAGCCCGCGATGCAGGTCTGGCCCGTGGCGGCGAAGATGCCCGAAATGACGCCGTTGACGGCGTTGTCTATTTCGGCGTCCGCGAAGACGATGTGCGGGCTCTTTCCGCCCAGCTCGAGCGTGACCTTCTTGAAGTTCCGGGCGGCCAACTCTCCGATCTTGCGCCCCGTGCCTTCGCTTCCGGTGAACGCGATCTTCGCGACGTGTTTATGGGCCGTCAGCGTCTCGCCCAGGTCGGCCCCGAAGCCCGTGACGACGTTGAAGACGCCCGGGGGGAAGCCGGCCTGCTCAACGAGCTTGGCAAATTCCAGCGTTGAGGCCGAGGTGAACTCCGACGGTTTCGCGACGAAGGTGTTTCCCGCCGTGAGAGCGGGAGCCAACTTGTAGGACAGAAGCAGGAGAGGGGAGTTCCAGGGCGTGATGCCGACACAGACGCCCAGCGGCTCGTTGCGGGTGTAGTTGAAGGTCTCGGGCTTGTCGATCGGGATGACCGCGCCCTCTATCTTGTCCGCCAAGCCGCCGAAGTAATAGTACCACTGCGGGATATACTTGAGCTGGAACAGCATCTCGTTGATGAGTTTGCCGTTGTCCGTCACCTCGATGCGGGCGAGGCGCTCGGCGTTCTCCGCGATCAAGTCGCCAAGGCGGCGGAGGAGGTGGCCGCGGTCGGTCGCGGTGAGCTTGGGCCAAGGCCCGCTGGTGAAAGCCTTATGCGCCGCCTCGACCGCCCGTTCAGCGTCTTCCTTCGTTCCCTTGGGTATGGCTGCCCAGACCTCCCCAGTATAGGGATTGCGGGTCTCGAACGTCTCGCCGAGCGCCGCGTCGACCCATTGGCCGTCGATCAACATCTTGTAGGTTTGCATTTGCATTTTCCTTCTAGCAGCCAAGCCGGCGCGCCAAGTCTTCGAGGTCGTCGGCGGCGTAGTCCCAATCTTGCTCGGCCTTGAGGTCCGTGGTCTGGCCCGGTCCGTATTCGTTGGGGCGGGCGATGAAGGCGGTCCTGAGGCCAAGCGCGCGCGCGGCCGCGAGGTCGTAATTGTGGGCGGCGCACATCATCACCGCGGACGGTTCGAGGTAGAGCAGTTTGCAAACCCCGAGATAGGTTTCGGGGTCGGGCTTGTAGTGTCGGAAAAGCTCGCACGAAAACACGTTGTCCCACGGGAGGTCCGCATGCTTGGCCATGTTCACCAGGATGGCGACGTTCGCGTTCGACAGCGGGCCGATGATGAACTTCGTCTTGAGGCGGTGAAGCCCACGAGAAGCGTCCGGCCAGCCGTTCAGTCGATGCCAGACCTTGTTGATGTGCATCATCCGCGCCTCATCGAGAAGCGGCAGGCCCATCCCGTCGAACACAGACTTCAACGCGTCGAAGTGTAGCTCGTCGAGGTTCGTCCAAGGCAGCTCTCCCGAGCGCACCCGGGCTTTCTGCGGATTATAGCGGTCGCGCCAGCGGTCGACCACATCGGCCCAGTCGACGTTCAGACCTTGCTCCACGCCCCAAGACGTGAGGTCCGAAATGATAGAGCCACGCCAGTCGACGACGGTGCCGAACGTGTCGAAGACGATCGCTTTGATACCGTCCGCCATCAATTTCCCCCGTTCGGCGCCGCGATGCGCTCAAAGGTCTGGACCTTCTTCTCAAGCACCCATGGTTGGCTGGCTTCGCTGAAGCTAAGAAAGTGCGCCGACTTGAGATGGAAGTCGAAATCCGCTCGGCTCCCGTAAACCTCGTATAGATGGATGCGTTCGGGCTGTTCGGGGTTCTGGCAGACGTCAAACACTGAGCAGCCAGGCTCGTCGCGCAGGGACGTCGTAGCATTCTCCATCATCGCGTCGCGGAATTGGTTCAGGAAACCCCCGCGAACGAGGAATTCCACCACGACGACATAGCCATCGGTCTGCGGGCTGGTCATGCGACCTCCTTCCGGGCCGCGGAGAGCGAGGAGATGACCGATCGGGTCATCTCGGCGCAGTTCGCGTTGCCGCCGTACTCCATGGGGATGGCCAGCTTGGTCGAGAGCGTGTGCTCCACCGCGCCTTCCATGAGGCGAGCAGCGTCCGCAAGCGTCGGTTGGCCGAACTTCGCCGCCAGCCAATCGAGCATCATCGCGGCCGAAAGGAACATGGCGCTGGGGTTCGCGCAGCCCTTGCCCGCAATGTCAGGGGCGGTGCCATGGGCGGGCTGGAACAGGCCGTGTTTGTCACCGATGTCGGCCGAAGGTGCCATGCCCATGCCCCCGATCAGTCCCGCGGCGAGATCGGAGAGGATGTCGCCGAACATGTTCTCGGTGACGAGGACATCGAAGGTCCAGGGCTTCTTGACCATGTTGAGCGCCAACGCGTCGACATAGGCATGATCCTTCGTGAGACCTGGATGGCGGTCGGCCACTTCGTCGAACACCTTGCGGAAGAAAGCCATCGACTGGAAAACGTTCGCCTTGTCGACGCAGGTGACGTTGCCCGGCTTGCCGCGGCGCTTGCGCTGCCGCGCGATGTCGAAGGCGAACTCGGTCACGCGCGCCGTTCCCGACCGCGTGATCTGCATGGTGTCGTAGGCTTCTTCGTCATTCCGGATTTCCCCGCGCCCGCGGGCATAGAACAACCCTTCGGTCTGCTCGCGCACCAATACGAAGTCGATCTGTTCGGCCCGGGGATCGGTCAGGACCCGGGGCAATCCGGGAAACCAGCGAATTGGCCGAACGCCCGCGAAGAGACCAAGCTCCATGCGCAGGTCGAGCTGCGGAATGATTTCCGTGCCATCGGGGAAGCGGATGTCGGGCCAGCCCATCGCCCCGAACAGAATCGCGTCTGACCTTCGGCAGGCCTCGAGCGTCGAGGCGGGCAGAGCGTCGCCGCTTTCGGCATAGTACTGCGCACCCGCATTGTGGGTTTCGAACGCGAGGGCGGGAGCGCCCGCCATTGTCGTGGCGGCGTTCACAAGCTCCAGGCATGCGGGCATGACCTCCCGGCCGATGCCGTCGCCCGGAAGCACGGCGATCGTTAGCGTGTCATTCTTCATAGTCATTTTTCGATCCAATCAGAGATGGTTGAGGCCGAGGCGCTCGAGGAGGTCCAGGAGCTCGCGGCCAGCGCGCTGTCTGTGCTCGCGATGAATGGTGCCCGCCTTCTCGACGTCGCCGGCTCGTATGGCGTTGACGAGCTCCGCGTGGTCGCGCGTGGAGTTCACGGGTTTAGGCCGCATCTTGAGGGTCAGCATCCGGACGCGATGCGCGCGGTCGATGAAGTTGAGCACCACCGACTTGAGCATCTTGTTGCCGCTGAGCTCCAGCAGTTGCTCGTGGAACCGGGCGTCCGCTTGCGCCCACCTGTCGAGATCGTCGCGTTCGAGCGCCTTGTCCATGTCGGCCGTCGCGCGCTCCAAGCCCTTGAGCTGTTCCTCGGTCAGGTGGCGCGCCGCGGCCAGCTCGGCCGCGGTGCTTTCGAGGGACGTCAGGATGTCGTAGATTTCCTTCATGTCCGACGGCGAGACGGGCAGCACACGCATGCCGTGCCGGGGGACGACAGAGACCAGGCCGTCCTGCTGGAGGCGCATCAAAGCCTCCCGGACCGGGGTGCGGCTCATTCCCAACGTGGACGCCACCTCCTGCTCGGTCGCCTGGTACCCCGGCGGCCATTTGTTATCCAGGATCAGCTGACGGATTTTCAGATGGGCCGTAGCAGTCATCGTCTTGGCTGCCACCTCGTCCTTGATCCCTTCGCTCACTTCAATCGCCTTCTCAGCGGCCATCTCGTCCCCCCTCAGTACCGCATCGAGCTGACGTACCGACGCCAGCCGTGCTCCGGTTTGTAACCCAGCACAGATTTCGCTTTTTCAATAGAAAGCAACGTCTCGTTCGGGCCGATCTCCCGCTTGAACGGCACGCCGGGATAGAAGCGCTCGACCAGGGTCTTGTTGGGAGTGGTCATCACCCCGTCTTCGTTGGCGATGATGAACACCTCGGCCCCCTTGCCCTCCCATTCCAATGATCTGCGGATCGCCTGTGCGCCATCGCGGGCGTCGATGTAGGTCCACAGGTTGAAGCGGCGGCTGCCGGGATCGTTCTCGAAGTCAGGGAAGGCAGCATACTCGCTTTCGTCCATCACGTTCGAGAAGCGCAGGCAGACGATCTTGAGATCCCTGTCCCAACGGCAATATTGCTTCGCCATCTCCTCGCCCAGGTGTTTCGAGAGCGAGTATGAGGTCTCGGGGCGGGACTCGTATTCCTCGTCGGCGGGGAAATAATCCGGCTTGATGGTGTATGGGATGCCAAGCAGGGTCTCGCTTGAGGCCCAGACCACGTTCTTGATGCCGAGAAGTCTGCACGACTCGAAGACGTTGTAGGTCGACATTGTGTTGATCCTGAAGACGTCTGCCGGTGGCACCCGGCCAGGCATCGGGATCGCCGCGAGATGAACTACGGCTTCGGTCTTGCGGTTGTGATCCCAATCGTAGCCAGTGGTCGCTTCAAGCGTCGCCTTCATATCCTCGAAATCGACCTTCACGAACGGGCAGAGGGCGTCCTTAGGCTCGACAGTATCGGCATTGATAACGTCATGTCCATTTTCGAGAAGGTCCTTTATCGTAGCGCGCCCCAATTTGCCGCTGCCTCCAGTGACAAGAACTCTCATGTGCATTCTCCTTGCAAATTAACTTTAAATCTCAACGTCCGCGCCCGATGGCGACGGCGAGTATGATAAGCATCCCGCGGGCGATCAGCTGCTGGCTGTATTCCAGGCCTCCGAGGATGAGTCCGTTGTTGATGATCCCGATGAGGAGCGCGCCCACGATCGAGCCGACGACCGTCCCCCTTCCTCCGAAGAGGCTGGTGCCGCCCAGCACGACGGCCGCGATCACCGACAGCTCATCGCCTTCTCCGAGCTGGAAGCGGCCGGACTGCAGTCGGCCAGCGTAGAGCATCCCAGCGATGGCCGCAGCCACGCCCGTGATCATCAGCACCTGAAACTTCACGCGCTTCACATTGACGCCGCTGTAAAGTGCGGCGACCGGATTGCCGCCCGCCGCCATGACCTTGCGACCGAACGGGGTCTTGCGGATCGCGAGATGCGCGATGGTGCCGAGAACGGCGACCCAGATCACGAGGACCGGGATGAGTCCGATGTTCCCGGAGCCAAAAGCGTAGATGAAGGTGTCGTCGATGACGGGGACGGGGGAGGTACCGCTCACCCACATGCCGACACCTCTGGCAATGCCCATCATACCGAGCGTGACCAGGAACGAGGGTATGTTGAGGTACGCCGTCAGCGCTCCGTTGATGGCTCCAACGACAAGACCGAGGCAGAGTCCCGCGACGATGCCGAACACAAGGCCATATTGCATCAGGACCATGCCCGCGACCACCGAGGTGAGGCCCGCGATCGCGCCGACCGAAAGATCGATTTCACCCGCCGAGAGCACGAAGGACATGGCCATCGCCATGATAGCGATGATCGCCGTCTGGCGCAGGACGTTCAGCAGGTTGTTCGGAGACAGGAACCCGCGGTCATGGAGCAGGATGGCGAAGACAATGAAAATCACCACGAAGCCGATATAGACGACGTAGTCGCGCCAGTTGCCGTACCAGGGCTTCGATGAAGTGGCCATGACCGGCTCCGCTTTCACGATGGTTGTTTCAGTGGACATTTTGACTAGCTTTCTGGATGGCGACCTGGAGGCCGAGTTCCACGCGGATCATGCTCGACTGCGATTCGTCGCCCTCCGTGGTTGCCCAGGCGTCGATTTCCGATCGGCTGATCTCCCGGGCGAGGCAACCGTTGCTGAGCACCAGTATCCGGTCGCTGGTCGCCAACAGCTCGGCGGGCTCCGACGAGATCACGATCACGGACTTTCCGCTGCTCGCGATGCTCCTGATCAACTCGACGATCTCCGCCTTGGAGCCGATGTCTACGCCCGCAGTCGGCTCGTCGAGGATAACGACGGATGGGTCGGTCGCAAGCCACTTGGCGATGACGATCTTCTGTTGGTTTCCGCCCGAAAGGTTACGGACCTTGTTATCGGCGTCCGGTGTCTTGATGCGCAACCGCGAGATCAATTCCGAGGTGAGATCACGCTCCCTCCGGCGATTGAGGAACGGACCGCTGGCGAGTTGGGCCAATTGCGGAAGGCCGAGGTTGTGTCCGACGGTATGTTCGATGACAAGACCCTGGTCATGACGGCTTTCCGGCACGAGCACGATACCGGCTTCGATGGCTTCGGCGGGCGACCGGAACTCGAGAGCCTTGCCGTCGAGTTCGACCGTGCCGTCGGCCTTGGCATCGACGCCGAACAGCACCCGCGCCAGTTCGGTCCGTCCGGCCCCCATCAGCCCGGCGATACCGAGAACCTCGCCCCTGTAGAGATCGAATGAGACGTCATTCGGCTTGCCGTGCTTGCCCGAGAGGGAACGCACCTTGAGCGCGGGCTGCGTGCCGCGGTCGATCTCGTGGGGTTTGTACTCGAACCCCGTCACCCGCTTACCGACCATGTTCTGGACGATGGTATCGAGCGTGAATTCCGCGATGTTGCCGGACGTGACGTTCTGCCCGTCGCGCAGGATGGTAATCTCGTCCGCAATCGTCATGATCTCGGTCATGCGGTGGGAGACGTAGACGATCGCAGTGCCGTCCGCCGTCAGTTTGCGCAGCATCTTGAAAAGGATGTCGACTTCCTGCGCGCTCAATGCCGACGTCGGCTCGTCGAGGATGAGGACGCGCGCCTTCTGGGAGATGGCTTTCGCGATCTCGGTTAGCTGCGCCTGCGCGGGGCTCAACTCCGAGACGCGCGTCCTCGGATCGATGTTCAGGTTCAGTTCGCCGATGATCTTGGCCGCGTGCTCGACTTCCCGCCGCTCATCGACCAACAGGGTCATGCGGCGGGGTTCGCGGTTCAGGAAGATGTTCTGCGCGATGGTCAGCGTGGGGATGAGGCTCAGGTCCTGGAAGATCATCTCGATTCCGAGCCTACGGGAGTTCTCCGGGGAGACTGCCGTCAGATGCTCGCCGAAGACCTCGATTGAACCTTCCGTGGGCGTCACCACGCCCTGCAAGATTTTGAGCAGCGTGGATTTGCCCGCGCCATTTTCGCCAATCAGGGCGTGGATGGTGCCCGGGCGAATCGTCAGGCTCACACCCCTGAGCGCGTGGACGCCGCCGTAGGATTTCTTGATGTCGGTCATCTTGACCGCGGCGACATCTCGCGGGGCCGCGCTCGGCGCGTGCATGGGCTGTGTCATGGGCTGTGTCATGGGCTGTGTCATGGGCTCGCCTCTCAAAGTGGACGGCCGAACAGCCGTCCACTTCTTTCGGATCAGTTCATCGCCTTCACGAGGATGTCGGGAGCCTGGTCGCCGTTCGATTGGGGCCAAGCGTCGATGAGATTGTCGCGCGTCACGGCGAGCGCGGGGAGTACGACATAGGGAGGCGCTTCCTTCCCAAGCAGGGCGTAGCCCGCCAGAATGCCTTCCGCATAGCCCGCGCCGAACGGCCGCTGCGAACCCGTCCCCTTGACGTAGCCGTCCTTGGCCATGTCGAGCGAGATGTTGACGCCGAGGTCGCAGGTGGTGATCACAAGATCGGTGGATGCTCCGGCAGCGCGCGCCGCGGCGAGCACGCCCTCGGTCGGGACGTCCCACACAGCCCAGAGGCCGTTGAGGGTGGGATGGGCCGTCAGCATCGCGGAGGCGATGCGCTCGGATTCGCCAGCGAAGTCGGGGCCGCCGACGCCGCTTTCGTCCACCACCTTGATGTCGGGGAACGCAGCGATTGCTTCCTTGAAGCCCACCACGCGCTCTTTGGTCGCGAACAGGTCGGAAGCGTGCGGGATCAGGCCGATCTCACCCTTGCCGTTGAGGGCTTTGGCCATGAGGAGCGCCGCGACCTTGCCCATGCCCCGGTTGTCGGAGGACACGAGACTCACATAGTCGGCACCCGGCTTCATTCCGGCGGCCGCCTGGTCGAGGAACACGATCTTGATGCCCGCGGCGGCGGCTTTCTTGTAGGCCGCGGCCGTCGCAGACTGCTCCGCGGGGACAGAGATGATGATGTCGGGTTTGAGCGCCATCACGCTCTCGATGTCGGCCACCTGCTGTTCGGCCTTGTAGCCGGCGTCGGTGGTCGCGATGATCTTGATGCCGAGTTCGTCGAGAGCCTTCTTCTGGCCAGCCATCTGGGCTTTGGCCCAATCCGACGCCGTATAGTGCATGACGATCGCGGCCGTCGCGTTCTTGGC
Protein-coding sequences here:
- a CDS encoding isocitrate/isopropylmalate dehydrogenase family protein; translation: MTMKNDTLTIAVLPGDGIGREVMPACLELVNAATTMAGAPALAFETHNAGAQYYAESGDALPASTLEACRRSDAILFGAMGWPDIRFPDGTEIIPQLDLRMELGLFAGVRPIRWFPGLPRVLTDPRAEQIDFVLVREQTEGLFYARGRGEIRNDEEAYDTMQITRSGTARVTEFAFDIARQRKRRGKPGNVTCVDKANVFQSMAFFRKVFDEVADRHPGLTKDHAYVDALALNMVKKPWTFDVLVTENMFGDILSDLAAGLIGGMGMAPSADIGDKHGLFQPAHGTAPDIAGKGCANPSAMFLSAAMMLDWLAAKFGQPTLADAARLMEGAVEHTLSTKLAIPMEYGGNANCAEMTRSVISSLSAARKEVA
- the otnC gene encoding 3-oxo-tetronate 4-phosphate decarboxylase, which produces MATLSEETRTRDDIVRAGQSIFDRGLTSGSTGNISVKMSDGRMLMTPTNASLGSLVPERLSLFSAEGVHLGGDKPTKEAFLHRCMYCARPHGKAVVHLHSTYSVAVSILKDIDEKDALPPLTAYYVMRVGTLPLVPYFRPGDEKLAAAVQEAAATSNAVLMANHGPVVAGRSLEEAQYATEELEETAKLFLTLQGRELRPLTPAQREELAKSI
- a CDS encoding putative quinol monooxygenase, whose product is MTSPQTDGYVVVVEFLVRGGFLNQFRDAMMENATTSLRDEPGCSVFDVCQNPEQPERIHLYEVYGSRADFDFHLKSAHFLSFSEASQPWVLEKKVQTFERIAAPNGGN
- a CDS encoding aldehyde dehydrogenase, which gives rise to MQTYKMLIDGQWVDAALGETFETRNPYTGEVWAAIPKGTKEDAERAVEAAHKAFTSGPWPKLTATDRGHLLRRLGDLIAENAERLARIEVTDNGKLINEMLFQLKYIPQWYYYFGGLADKIEGAVIPIDKPETFNYTRNEPLGVCVGITPWNSPLLLLSYKLAPALTAGNTFVAKPSEFTSASTLEFAKLVEQAGFPPGVFNVVTGFGADLGETLTAHKHVAKIAFTGSEGTGRKIGELAARNFKKVTLELGGKSPHIVFADAEIDNAVNGVISGIFAATGQTCIAGSRLLVERKIHDQFLERVIALAKTARMGDPLSTSTQVGPVTTPPQLEKILGYIDIAKGEGAECLLGGGRPSNPELGNGWFVEPTIFAGVRNSMRIAQEEVFGPVLAVIPFDTEEEAIQIANDTNYGLAAGFWTQDMRRMLRVSAAIQAGTVWVNTYRTISYMSPLGGYKHSGIGRENGMASIQNYLQTKSVMISTAESVANPFIMR
- a CDS encoding haloacid dehalogenase type II yields the protein MADGIKAIVFDTFGTVVDWRGSIISDLTSWGVEQGLNVDWADVVDRWRDRYNPQKARVRSGELPWTNLDELHFDALKSVFDGMGLPLLDEARMMHINKVWHRLNGWPDASRGLHRLKTKFIIGPLSNANVAILVNMAKHADLPWDNVFSCELFRHYKPDPETYLGVCKLLYLEPSAVMMCAAHNYDLAAARALGLRTAFIARPNEYGPGQTTDLKAEQDWDYAADDLEDLARRLGC
- a CDS encoding AraC family transcriptional regulator; protein product: MEERSPLAFDCSFISTDKFAVAISKYDGKLSISRDGTSDKVHLFLPISGSARFSCFRESIVSVPGHGTLLEGERTSSSMQFNGSRHHLALIVDRQFIRKQLAFLLDRTISGDMHFQPYVNLTEGAGSGFMNIAMEVYRGLSNDCWLQKSPISLNSLCETLGYLLIENCSHQYSDELSRPGPAPTPKHVKWAIEFMEEHMSAPISLNDIASASKVSARALQQGFKQFRNTTPMLYLRDLRMSAVHEDLLQTGEQSSVTEIARKWGFAHLGRFASDYKRRFGQLPSETANERRGVCRRPNSSQDDE
- the otnK gene encoding 3-oxo-tetronate kinase, giving the protein MKKDRKLLIGCVADDFTGATDVAGIFAKSGMKTTVLIDVPNEELEVDADAIVVALKTRTIDPSDAVAQSIAALRWLQHRGAAKFYFKYCSTFDSTERGNIGPVLDAMLAELGGDLTTACPAFPANARTIYKSNLFVGDIPLSESGMKNHPLTPMTDSNLVRVLAPQTSHKVAGCYHETVKQGVDAVRAWVSKARADGYGVAVLDAMDDADLEVIAAAFDDAPLLTGASGLAYGLARTMVGGGAATARELAPSALQGGSRAVISGSCSAATNGQVEKMLQDHEGFRIDVEQLARGQDVVKEALDWAKDRLGQKPVLFYATAAPDQVKANQAKFGVAETGTMVEGALSNIAKELVDRGVSELIVAGGETSGAVVKSLGINQLDIGNEIAPGVPWVSSPTAPGRISLALKSGNFGAPDFFVHAWDKL
- a CDS encoding GntR family transcriptional regulator; this translates as MAAEKAIEVSEGIKDEVAAKTMTATAHLKIRQLILDNKWPPGYQATEQEVASTLGMSRTPVREALMRLQQDGLVSVVPRHGMRVLPVSPSDMKEIYDILTSLESTAAELAAARHLTEEQLKGLERATADMDKALERDDLDRWAQADARFHEQLLELSGNKMLKSVVLNFIDRAHRVRMLTLKMRPKPVNSTRDHAELVNAIRAGDVEKAGTIHREHRQRAGRELLDLLERLGLNHL